A window from Zea mays cultivar B73 unplaced genomic scaffold, Zm-B73-REFERENCE-NAM-5.0 scaffold_380, whole genome shotgun sequence encodes these proteins:
- the LOC118475012 gene encoding ATP synthase subunit alpha, mitochondrial codes for MEFSPRAAELTTLLESRMINFYTNLKVDEIGRVVSVGDGIARVYGLNEIQAGEMVEFASGVKGIALNLENENVGIVVFGSDTAIKEGDLVKRTGSIVDVPAGKAMLGRVVDALGVPIDGKGALSDHERRRVEVKAPGIIERKSVHEPMQTGLKAVDSLVPIGRGQRELIIGDRQTGKTAIAIDTILNQKQMNSRGTNESETLYCVYVAIGQKRSTVAQLVQILSEANALEYSMLVAATASDPAPLQFLAPYSGCAMGEYFRDNGMHALIIYDDLSKQAVAYRQMSLLLRRPPGREAFPGDVFYLHSRLLERAAKRSDQTGAGSLTALPVIETQAGDVSAYIPTNVISITDGQICLETELFYRGIRPAINVGLSVSRVGSAAQLKAMKQVCGSSKLELAQYREVAAFAQFGSDLDAATQALLNRGARLTEVPKQPQYEPLPIEKQIVVIYAAVNGFCDRMPLDRISQYEKNILSTINPELLKSFLEKGGLTNERKMEPDASLKESALNL; via the coding sequence ATGGAATTCTCACCAAGAGCTGCGGAACTCACGACTCTATTAGAAAGTAGAATGATCAACTTTTACACGAATTTGAAAGTGGATGAGATCGGTCGAGTGGTCTCAGTTGGAGATGGGATTGCACGAGTTTACGGATTGAACGAGATTCAAGCAGGAGAAATGGTGGAATTTGCCAGCGGTGTGAAAGGAATAGCCTTGAATCTTGAGAATGAGAATGTAGGTATTGTTGTCTTTGGTAGTGATACCGCTATTAAAGAAGGAGATCTTGTCAAGCGCACTGGATCTATTGTGGATGTTCCTGCGGGAAAGGCCATGTTAGGCCGTGTGGTCGACGCCTTGGGAGTACCTATTGATGGAAAAGGGGCTCTAAGCGATCACGAACGAAGACGTGTCGAAGTGAAAGCCCCAGGGATTATTGAACGTAAATCTGTCCACGAACCTATGCAAACAGGCTTAAAAGCAGTGGATAGCCTGGTTCCTATAGGCCGTGGTCAACGAGAACTTATAATCGGGGACAGACAAACTGGAAAAACAGCAATAGCTATCGATACTATATTAAACCAAAAGCAAATGAACTCAAGGGGCACAAATGAGAGTGAGACATTGTATTGTGTCTATGTTGCGATTGGACAAAAACGCTCGACTGTGGCACAATTAGTTCAAATTCTGTCAGAAGCGAATGCTTTGGAATATTCCATGCTTGTAGCAGCCACCGCTTCGGATCCAGCTCCTCTGCAATTTCTGGCCCCATATTCTGGGTGTGCCATGGGGGAATATTTCCGCGATAATGGAATGCATGCATTAATTATATATGATGATCTAAGTAAACAGGCGGTGGCATATCGACAAATGTCATTATTGTTACGCCGACCACCAGGCCGTGAGGCTTTCCCCGGGGATGTTTTCTATTTACATTCCCGTCTCTTAGAAAGAGCCGCTAAACGATCGGACCAGACAGGTGCAGGTAGCTTGACTGCGTTACCCGTGATTGAAACACAAGCTGGAGACGTATCGGCCTATATCCCCACCAATGTGATCTCCATTACAGATGGACAAATCTGTTTGGAAACAGAGCTCTTTTATCGCGGAATTAGACCAGCTATTAACGTTGGCTTATCCGTCAGTCGCGTCGGGTCCGCCGCTCAGTTGAAAGCTATGAAACAAGTCTGCGGTAGTTCAAAACTGGAATTGGCACAATATCGCGAAGTGGCCGCCTTCGCTCAATTTGGGTCAGACCTTGATGCTGCGACTCAGGCATTACTCAATAGAGGTGCAAGGCTTACAGAAGTGCCCAAACAACCACAATATGAGCCACTTCCAATTGAAAAACAAATTGTTGTTATTTATGCTGCTGTCAACGGCTTCTGTGATCGAATGCCACTAGACAGAATTTCTCAATATGAAAAAAACATTCTAAGTACTATTAATCCTGAATTACTAAAATCCTTCTTAGAAAAAGGTGGCTTAACTAACGAAAGAAAGATGGAACCTGATGCTTCTTTAAAAGAAAGCGCTTTAAATTTATGA
- the LOC118475013 gene encoding cytochrome c oxidase subunit 3-like, protein MGVKGGLHTTGAKWFMIESQRHSYHLVDPSPWPISGSLGALATTVGGVMYMHSFQGGATLLSLGLIFLLYTMFVWWRDVLRESTLEGHHTKAVQLGPRYGSILFIVSEVMFLFAFFWASSHSSLAPTVEIGGIWPPKGIGVLDPWEIPLLNTPILPSSGAAVTWAHHAILAGKEKRAVYALVATVLLALVSTGFQGMEYYQAPSTISDSIYGSTFFLATGFHGFHVIIGTLFLIVCGIRQYLGHLTKKHHVGFEAAAWYWHFVDVVRLFPFVSIYWWGGI, encoded by the coding sequence ATGGGGGTGAAGGGGGGTTTACATACAACCGGGGCAAAGTGGTTTATGATTGAATCTCAGAGGCATTCTTATCATTTGGTAGATCCAAGTCCATGGCCTATTTCGGGTTCACTCGGAGCTTTGGCAACCACCGTAGGAGGTGTGATGTACATGCACTCATTTCAAGGGGGTGCAACACTTCTCAGTTTGGGCCTAATATTTCTCCTTTATACCATGTTCGTATGGTGGCGGGATGTTCTACGTGAATCCACGTTGGAAGGGCATCATACAAAAGCTGTACAATTAGGACCTCGATATGGTTCTATTCTCTTCATAGTCTCGGAGGTTATGTTCCTTTTTGCTTTTTTTTGGGCTTCTTCTCATTCTTCTTTGGCACCTACGGTAGAGATCGGAGGTATTTGGCCCCCAAAAGGGATTGGGGTTTTAGATCCTTGGGAAATCCCTCTTCTTAATACCCCTATTCTCCCTTCATCCGGAGCTGCCGTAACTTGGGCTCATCATGCTATACTCGCGGGGAAGGAAAAACGAGCAGTTTACGCTTTAGTAGCAACCGTTTTACTGGCTCTAGTATCCACTGGCTTTCAAGGAATGGAATATTACCAAGCACCCTCCACTATTTCGGATAGTATTTATGGTTCTACCTTTTTCTTAGCAACTGGCTTTCATGGTTTTCATGTGATTATAGGTACTCTTTTCTTGATCGTATGTGGTATTCGCCAATATCTTGGTCATCTGACCAAGAAGCATCACGTTGGCTTTGAAGCAGCTGCATGGTACTGGCATTTTGTAGACGTGGTTCGGTTATTCCCATTTGTCTCTATTTATTGGTGGGGAGGTATATGA